The proteins below come from a single Candidatus Omnitrophota bacterium genomic window:
- a CDS encoding Gfo/Idh/MocA family oxidoreductase yields the protein MKKINIGIIGCGHWGPNYLRNFSSIAQVNIAWVSDLNPQRLEHIGRLYPKIKTTKDYKKIISDYTVDAVVVATPTVTHYKIARECLLKNKHVLVEKPLATSVKDAQNLLELSREKRKILMVGHTFEYNPGINKIKECIEKDKLGKVYYLYSTRTNLGPLRSDVNALWDLAPHDVSIFSYLLNAQPLRVSAQGAGFLQKGVEDIVFITLYYPQNIIAGIHVSWLNPRKVREITLVGSKRMLVFDDLNGTNPVFLYNKGVIRKPYPLPYYDTFREFKLIIREGSITTPKVERREPLGIACRHFIECIMQKKEPRSGARDGLNVVRVLKAIQDSLKNGGKITEVR from the coding sequence ATGAAAAAAATCAATATAGGGATTATCGGTTGCGGCCACTGGGGCCCGAATTATTTAAGGAATTTTAGTTCCATCGCGCAGGTAAATATTGCCTGGGTAAGCGACCTTAACCCGCAAAGACTGGAACACATCGGGCGGTTGTATCCTAAGATTAAAACAACGAAGGATTATAAAAAAATAATCTCTGACTACACTGTCGATGCGGTGGTAGTGGCTACCCCTACGGTTACCCACTATAAGATAGCCAGGGAGTGCCTGCTTAAGAATAAGCATGTCCTTGTTGAGAAGCCCTTAGCTACCAGTGTGAAGGACGCGCAAAATTTGTTAGAACTATCCAGAGAAAAACGAAAGATATTGATGGTCGGGCATACCTTTGAATATAACCCGGGTATCAATAAGATAAAAGAATGCATCGAAAAGGATAAATTAGGCAAGGTTTACTATCTTTATTCGACAAGGACTAACCTCGGGCCGTTAAGAAGCGATGTAAATGCCCTTTGGGATTTAGCGCCTCATGACGTATCTATTTTTTCTTATCTGCTTAATGCCCAGCCCCTAAGGGTATCTGCGCAGGGAGCGGGTTTTTTACAAAAAGGGGTGGAGGATATAGTTTTCATCACTCTTTACTACCCGCAAAATATAATTGCGGGTATCCATGTAAGCTGGCTTAATCCGCGCAAGGTAAGGGAGATAACCCTGGTAGGCAGCAAAAGGATGCTGGTCTTTGACGACCTAAACGGAACCAATCCCGTTTTTCTCTATAACAAAGGAGTAATACGTAAACCCTACCCCTTGCCTTATTATGATACCTTCCGTGAATTTAAACTAATTATCCGCGAAGGCAGCATTACTACTCCCAAGGTTGAGAGAAGAGAGCCTCTTGGGATAGCATGCCGGCATTTTATAGAATGCATTATGCAAAAAAAAGAACCGCGTAGCGGCGCAAGAGATGGCTTGAATGTAGTGAGGGTGCTAAAAGCCATCCAGGATTCGTTAAAAAACGGCGGTAAAATAACTGAGGTGCGTTAA
- a CDS encoding acyltransferase, which yields MSKIHISSKVILGSGHKIDRGAILGYRLNRRIPEDDRLVIGKRATVRSGTVIYLGSVIGNNLETGHNAVIREQNRIGDNFSIWNNSTVDYGCKIGHNVKIHCNCYIAQFTTIEDDCFFAPGVIIANDIHPGCKFHKQCMRGPLIKKGVQIGVNSTILPFIVIGERALIGAGSVVTKDIPAGAIVYGNPAKVKGSIYGLKCISKITDRPYRKEKWIRE from the coding sequence ATGTCTAAAATACACATATCTTCTAAGGTTATATTGGGATCGGGCCATAAGATCGATAGAGGAGCTATTCTAGGATATAGGCTAAACAGAAGGATTCCGGAGGATGACAGGCTGGTAATCGGAAAGAGGGCGACGGTCCGCAGCGGAACCGTTATTTATTTGGGCAGCGTGATCGGTAATAATCTGGAAACCGGGCATAACGCCGTGATTAGAGAACAAAATCGCATTGGTGACAATTTTTCTATTTGGAATAATTCTACCGTAGATTATGGTTGCAAGATAGGGCACAATGTTAAAATACACTGTAATTGCTATATTGCGCAATTTACTACTATCGAAGACGATTGTTTTTTTGCCCCCGGCGTTATAATAGCAAACGATATCCACCCGGGATGTAAATTTCACAAGCAGTGTATGCGTGGTCCGCTGATTAAAAAGGGGGTTCAGATAGGGGTAAATTCAACTATTCTTCCTTTTATTGTTATAGGAGAAAGGGCGCTTATCGGAGCCGGCAGCGTAGTGACGAAAGATATACCGGCAGGGGCCATTGTTTATGGCAATCCCGCAAAGGTGAAGGGCTCAATATATGGCCTTAAATGCATAAGTAAAATTACCGATAGGCCTTACAGAAAAGAGAAATGGATAAGGGAATAA
- a CDS encoding radical SAM protein has protein sequence MDKGIILINPPSPFLINQKCFSPLGILYLAAALEKNGIPVKAVDLADCEDDLELALENYLEEGFLYGITSSTPQYPYAIKIKDIIRKKNKNARIIIGGAHPSSLADKCLKDGFDNVVVGEGEDAILSIVKAIEKKKDLSSLIQLPYIPDLDSIPHPARHLLPIKSYGYDIGEGSATTIITSRGCAFSCVFCSKDVWQRSMRFHSVDYVTEELKKIISEYGIRYFLFLDDAINLKRDRILALCAKIKPLGIKWRCYARAELNAREVIDAMKEAGCVEIGVGIESGSQKILDIVGKGSSVKKNTSFVRDCQEAGIAVNAFIMIGLPGETHETAEETKQWMEELRPDKFGFNIFMPYAGTPVCRNPQNYDLVIYDIPEEHSWVKGRQGEYHCYVATSKLSSREILRLFTELFDYYTHLINWKPGVGSLTN, from the coding sequence ATGGATAAGGGAATAATTTTAATCAATCCGCCCAGCCCCTTCTTGATTAATCAGAAGTGTTTTTCGCCTCTGGGCATTCTGTATCTAGCCGCGGCGTTAGAGAAAAACGGTATACCCGTAAAAGCGGTTGATTTGGCTGATTGCGAAGATGACCTTGAGCTGGCCTTGGAAAATTATCTGGAGGAGGGGTTTCTATATGGAATTACTTCCAGCACTCCCCAGTATCCTTACGCAATAAAAATTAAAGATATTATCAGGAAAAAAAATAAAAATGCTAGGATTATTATCGGCGGCGCGCATCCGTCTTCCCTTGCTGATAAATGCTTAAAAGACGGGTTTGATAATGTTGTGGTAGGCGAGGGGGAGGACGCTATTTTAAGTATCGTTAAGGCAATAGAAAAAAAGAAGGATTTATCTTCTTTAATACAGCTACCTTATATACCGGATTTGGATTCGATTCCGCACCCTGCCAGGCACCTTTTGCCTATTAAGTCTTACGGTTATGACATAGGCGAAGGAAGCGCTACTACCATCATCACCAGCCGCGGTTGTGCCTTCAGTTGCGTTTTTTGCTCTAAGGATGTCTGGCAGAGGAGTATGCGTTTTCACAGCGTGGATTATGTAACGGAAGAGCTGAAGAAGATAATTTCAGAGTACGGCATAAGGTACTTTTTATTTTTAGATGACGCCATCAACTTAAAAAGAGACAGGATCCTCGCGTTATGCGCGAAAATCAAACCTTTAGGTATAAAATGGCGCTGCTATGCCCGCGCAGAACTTAACGCCAGAGAGGTTATTGATGCCATGAAAGAGGCCGGCTGCGTAGAGATAGGCGTGGGTATAGAGAGCGGTTCACAGAAAATACTCGATATCGTCGGTAAAGGTAGCTCCGTCAAGAAGAATACCAGTTTTGTTAGGGATTGCCAAGAGGCGGGGATAGCGGTTAATGCCTTTATTATGATTGGCCTGCCCGGCGAAACTCATGAAACGGCAGAAGAAACCAAACAGTGGATGGAAGAATTGCGCCCGGATAAATTCGGATTTAATATTTTTATGCCTTACGCCGGAACGCCGGTATGCAGGAATCCGCAAAATTATGATTTAGTAATTTACGATATCCCTGAAGAGCATAGCTGGGTAAAGGGCAGGCAGGGGGAATACCATTGTTACGTAGCTACGTCGAAACTCAGTTCCCGGGAGATCCTGCGGTTATTTACCGAGTTATTTGACTATTATACTCACTTGATAAATTGGAAACCGGGGGTAGGCAGTTTAACCAACTAA
- a CDS encoding SemiSWEET transporter, producing MFWTIIGLSAATLTMFSFLPQIIKVWQHKSAKDVSLVTLLQLSLGVLLWIVYGIYLRNKIIIIANGITLSSLVILLYLYYKYRRKRA from the coding sequence ATGTTCTGGACAATAATCGGCTTAAGCGCTGCCACGTTGACTATGTTTTCTTTCCTGCCGCAGATTATCAAAGTATGGCAGCATAAATCTGCTAAGGACGTTAGCCTCGTAACTTTGCTTCAGCTTTCTTTAGGTGTTCTATTATGGATAGTTTACGGAATATATCTAAGAAATAAAATCATAATTATCGCCAACGGTATAACGCTGTCAAGCTTAGTTATCTTGCTATACCTATATTATAAGTACAGGAGAAAAAGAGCATGA